The Rhizobium sp. WSM4643 genome contains the following window.
GGCCATGGCGAGAAAACCCGCAAGCACCGCCACCACTAGGGCCACCGACAACACCATCGACAACGAGATCCACAGCCGCCGCGGCAGGCTGCCGAGATTGACTCTGATCATGAGAAAGATCTGCTTGAGCGCTGATGACATTGGACTATCTCGATCTGAAGGCGTTGACGATGGGCAGGCGCATTGCATTGGCGGCGGGCAACAGCCCGGTCAGGAGGCCGAGACCGGCGATGATGGCGACGGATTTCAGCAGCGCGGACCAGGTGAAGGCGAGGCCGAATTCCGGCCCGGCAAACAGCGTCGCGAGCTTGGCGAGAACGAGCCCGCCAGCCCCGCCGACGGCGAAGACGAACAGTGTCTCGCCGAGGATCAGTGCCATAATCCGCCGGCTGGAAAAGCCGAGCACCTTCATGAGGCCGATCTCGAAGCTGCGCTCCCTCACGGCAAAGAGCATGGTGTTGACCACAATCATCAGGATGGTCACGAAGGCGGCGCCAACGACGAGGCTGACGATCAGGCCGATATCGGCGAACTGCCGCAAGAAAGCCTCGAGGAACTGCTTTTCCGATAGAGTGCGCGTCGGTGCCGCCGAATTGGCAAACAGCGCGTCGATCCTTGCCGCCAGCACGCCGGATGAAACGCCCGGTCGCGGTCGCACCACGAAGCCATCGACTGTATCCTTGCCGCGCGCGCGCGCCGCATTGACGGCATCATAGCGGGCGATCATGAAATAGGTGTCGGTGCTGGCGTCGGCCCCTTCGAAGATGCCGGCGATCTCAAAACTCCAGTTGCGGCTGCCGTCTTCCCGTGTCAGGTGGCTGGTGATCCCGATGCGCTGGCCGACCGACCAGCCCTGCGCCTCCGCCAGCGCCCGGCCGACCAGCACCCGGTCACGGCCCTCTTCCAGCGCTGATATCAGTTGCGGCGTCAGCCCGAGCTCGTCGCCATTGGCTGCGGCGATCAATCGTGGATCGACCGCGCTCGTCATCACGACATTCTTCTCGACATCGACGAAGCCCCGCATGCGCGTCATGTAGGCGACGGCGGCGACATCGCTATCGGCGGCGATCCTGTTGAGATAGCCAAGCGGCAGCGGCTGCGCCCGCCCCGATCTGTTGAAGACGCCGAGCAGCGTATCGCTCGCCCCGGCCGCCCCTTGCGAGCCGCTGAGGAAGCTCGCCGTCAGCCCATAGATCAGGAAAGCGACGCCGACCGAGAACATCAGAAGCGTGGCCCTGAGCGGCTTGCGCCATGCATTGCGGCGCATCAGCTGGAAGAAGGTCATTGGGCCAACCTTTCCTGCTCGACGAATTCGCCCTTGTTGAGATGCAGCGTGCGCCGGGCGAAGGAGGCAGCCTCGGGATCATGCGTGACCATGATGATGGTCTTCTGAAGCTCGCGATTGAGAAAGCCCAGCATATCGAGGATATCGTTGGCCGATTTCCGGTCGAGATCGCCGGTCGGTTCGTCGCAGAGCAAGAGTTCGGGATCGCCGACGATGGCGCGGGCGATGCCGACGCGCTGCTGCTGCCCGCCGGACATGCTGAATGGAAACTGCCGCTGCCGCCCCGAAAGCCCGACGAGATCCATGACGGTTTCGACCCGCGCCCGCCGCTCCTTCCGCTTGAGCGGCTTCAACAGCAGCGGCAACTCGATATTCTCGCCCGCATTCAGCATCGGCAGCAGATTGTAGAATTGGAAGACGATGCCCATGCTGTGTGCCCGCCAGGCGGCTCTGGCGCCTTCGCCCATCTGCTCGAGATGGCTGCGGCCGACCCTGATCTCCCCTGCGTCGGGGCTATCGATGCCGCCGAGCATGTTGAGCAGTGTCGATTTCCCCGAGCCTGACGGGCCCATGACGGCGACGAAATCGCCGCGTGCTATCGAAAGGTCGAGTCCGGAAAAGATCGGGATCGTTTCCGCGCCGATCTTGAATGCCTTCCTGACGCCGCGAAGCGCGATATAGGGTTCTTGAGTGTCGGTCATCGCTTTGCTCCTTGCTGATGGTCTGTGGTATCCCCGGCCTGCGGCCGAAAGGTCTTAGGTCCGCCCGTCTGTGCGCCGGTGCCCGGGGGATGAGAGGCTGTGGGAACAGACGTTGCGGTCTTACCCACCACAAGGCGGATGCGCGCGGCCATGGCGGGGCGCATGTCTGACGGCGGCGAGGAGAGTGTCAGGCGAAGCGTCGCCGTCCCCTTCTCCCGCGAAATCATCGGCGCGATCTTCGATACTTCCACCGCAAAGGGCCGGTCGGGAAAGCCGTCGAGCACCGCCTCGCCACGCAAGCCTGGCCGCATCAACGCGATATTCGCCTCGGCCACATCGGCATCGATGACCATGGTGGCCATGTCGGCAATCGCAAGCAGGCTTTCATTTTCCCGCACGCTGTCCTCGCGCGACAGCACGGTGTCGCCGACGTGCGCGGTCAGCCGCGTGACGGTGCCTGATATCGGCGCCCGGATGGTCAGTGCTTCCACTTGCTCGCGCGCCCTGTCGATATCGAGATCGGCCTTGGCCACGTCCTGCCGTGCCTGCAGGACGGCATTTTCGGCAGTGTCGAACGCCGTCTTCGCCTCCTCCAACGTCTGCGCCGAGATCGCATCGCGCCCGGCAAGCCGCTCGGTGCGCGTGAGGGAAGACCGCGCCTGCGCCAATTCAATAGTCTTCGCCGTCAGCGCCAGCTCCGCCGATTGCCGGGCGATCTCGGCGCCTTGAAGCGCAAAGCGGGCGCCGGCATCATCGAGCCGCACCAGCACCTGCCCCGATACGACCCTGTCGCCCGCCTCAACCTCGACGGCAGCGATCCGACCTTCATATTTGGAGAAGACGGTGGCGATATCGGGGACCACGACGTAGCCGGAGCCGGTGACTTCCCGGGACGGCAATGCTCTGTTCGCCGGGGTATTGGAAGGCAGAGGCCGAATCGGACCGGCGGAGGGCACGTCTGTTCCATCGATGGATATTGCGACCTCGTCCTTGTCTATGAGACCCGCAAGCATGCGCTCCAGCGTATCGGGCCGATGGACAAACGCCACTGCCAGCGATGCGGTCGCGGCAAGGCCCAGCATTGCTCCGGGGATCACATGCCGCCGGACACGGGGCTCCGGCGGCTCTGTCTTGAACGGCGCAGGCTCGATCGAAAGTGATCTCAGCTTGGCGGCAAGGACTCGATCATGTTCTGATGTCGTGTTCATGATGCAAGCATCGCAGCTTCGACCGGGATCGCGACCTCGAACACGTTCCAGGCAGTTCTCGATCGCGATTTTGTACGCGGTGGCGCTAACCGAAAGCTCTGAGAACGCCACCTCTCCTCCGTAATTCCTGGGTGCGCGTCACAGGAATCTAGCCATGGCGCGTCCGCGCCGTGAATGACTCTTACCCAAACAGGAACGTCTTTTGCGCCCAAAGGCTTGGGCGCACTGGATCCCTGTGACGAGCACAGGGATGAGGGAGATCGGGGGAACAATCCGGCCAAATTTTCTGTCAGCGCACTGGAGAAAGGGCTTCAAGTACCCCGCTGCGGCTCGTTCCCGGAGAGAAGAGATATCTGGTAAAGTCGTGCCCACCAACGGCAGCTTATGGGCCTGAGCAGATAGTCAGTGGCGTTGCTAACCAGCTCACTTCAACAATTGGCTGGCCAGCTCAATGCAATCAACCGGCCAATAGAGTTCCGGCCTCGGATGCGCGACCTTCGGATTTCCCTCGTCAGGTCGGCAGGAAAGTATCGCTTCACGCCATTGGGCTGGAATTGCGCGCTCTCCATGAATGGCGCCGAGCAGCGCTCCGGAAATCGCCGCATTTGTATCGGTATCACCACCACATGAGACGGTATTCACGACGCCGTCCTCCAGGGAATTCGAATGCAGCAACTGAAAAATGGCATTCTGAAACGCGATCAGAACCCAGCCTTGCTGATTCAGGAAGTCTTTTGGCGGTCCCTTTTCGGCGTCGGCGATTGCATCATGGATGCTGGAAGCGACGCCAAGCTCATCGGACCATTTCCGGATCGCCTCATAGACCTCTCGAGGCGCCGGACCTCTAGCAATTGCGTAAGACAGCGCGCGGGCAAAGAGACTGTTGATATGCCGGCACACGAGATTTGGATGTGTGATGATGGCATCCTGTTCCGCCCATAACCCAACCTGTTCGGTTGGGAACTGAGATCCAAAAATGCCGAGAGGCGACACGCGCATCAGCGCGCCATTGGCCTGGCTTTGATGGTTGGGCTCGTAACGGATTCCGTTGTAAACAGTCGTGCCGATATCGAAAGGTTTGGAAGCCAGCCAAGCTTCATAGGCCTGCCGCGCAGAGTTCTGAACATAGGTTCCTTCCGCGACAATCGATCTGGCCAAAGCCAGCGCCATCTCGGAGTCATCGGTTGGTTGACCGGCAATGGTGTTCCATGTGCCGCCATCATGAATTTCGCGAACACCATTGGGATATTTCCGGCTTATTTCCTGGGGCGTCTGAAACTCCACAAGCGAGCCAAGTGCATCTCCCGCCAGTTGACCGAGAATACAGCCGATGGCCCGGGACGTCGTTGTATTATCTATGATTTTCATTCAGCCTCGGGGCGAACAGGGAAGCGCCTTTGATGCGATTATCGTGTTGAAAACTTCCGCAAATACGAGGCGGCATCGCTTTAGCGCCCGTAATAGGCCTTATATGCTGGAGAGGATGCAAAGACAGTCCCGTAATCCGGGTAGGCGATGCCCAAGAAAACGACTTGTATTTCTTCCATAGTTTTGTGGAAATCTTCAATACAGACGCCTGCGCATTGGATCATGCCGAATTCTGCCGAGCGCGCGGAAAGTGGCGCCTCCTTGTCGAACTCATTGTCATCACCGTCGATCACGTAGGGGTGGAGGCGCGGGTCATAGTCCGGCGTCGCCTCAAATAGTCCTGCCGCAACGCCCATCGGCGGATCGGCCGCCTCGAGATTGCCGTGCCCGATCACGATCCCCTTGTGCAGTATCTCGACTTTCATGGCCGCGCTCTAAACTCCGTGGCATAAATCTTCGATTCAGATTGTTCATCAGTATGATTATGTTGCCAATAGCGGAAGCGGCTTGGTGCTTGCAGATTTGCGGATAAAGCCCCTCACCGCTCTGCCTTCTTCTCCCGCCAGGCAACCGGCGTCATATCCGTCACTCGGCGGAATTCGCGGTTGAAATTGGACTTGGTCTGGAAGCCGACCTCGAACATCACCTCGGTCACCGATTTCTGGGTCACGGCAAGCAGCCGGCAGGCCTCGCCGATCCTGTAGTCATTGACATATTGCGAGACGTTCTTGTCCATCGCCCGGTTGATTGCCGCCGAGATCTGGCGGGCGGGAATTCCGGCCTTGCGGGCCAGGCGGTCGAGATTGAGATTGGCGTCGCGATAGAGCCTCTTTGCCTCCATCAGCGCATCAACCATGGCGATCGTCTCTTTATCCTCGGCCGTTTCGGGCTTCAGCGCCGCCTCCGCCGTCTCGGCGGGCGCCCGGCTTCGGCTGGCGGCGGCTGCCGCGATGCCGAGGATGCCGAGGACGGCGAGATTGCTGAGGCTGATCAGCGTCAGCGCATGCTCGCCATGCGCCCATGTGAAATCGAAAAAGACGAAGATATCAACCGAGGCCGAGAGGCACAGCGCCGCCGCCGCGAAGATGATTGCCCGATAGGCCGGCACCGCTCCCTCGAAGGGCGCAAGCCGAAGCGCATCCGCGCCCGGCCGCATCAGAAGCAGGATCGCCAGGGCATAACCGACGAAAACAAGCACCAGCGCGAGATCGATCACATCCCGCCAGACCACCATCAACAAGAGGATGACGGCAGCGGGCACGGCATGCAGCGTAATCCGCGCCGGCAGCGACCGCCGGCTCGTCCTCACCAGACTGGAAACCCCGGCATAGGCAAGCGGCGGCACCATCGCCGCGGTGACCGGCGCGATCACGCTCACCGCCTGCACCCCGTAGCCCCAGCGCAGGCCGGAGAGGACGGATTGCAGCACGGCAAGCAGGATCAGTGCCAGAAACGGCCGATTGGGCTGCGCCTCCTCGTCGCGCCTGAGAACGGTGACGAAGAGGATGAGCAGCAGAAGAGCAACGACGAAGGGAAGCGGAATGAACAGCATGGCCTGACAGGATCGGAGTGGAAAACAGTTGGCCATCATTGCCGAGATCCTCACCCGGCGCGACCTCCATCATGTTTTAGGACGCTTTTTAGGCAGGGATTTTTTGTGAACGGCATGCCGTGCCACCCTCACCGGCCCTCGGGTCGCCAGCCACAAGTCTCAATCGCCGATCGGGTCGGTATGATTGTCTTCCAGCCAATCCGACAGGCTGTCGAGATCGGCAACATCGCAAGTCCGGGTGATCAGCGCGGGCAGGACCGTCTGCGCCGGGTCTTTCGGAAAGTTGCTCTACGAGGACCTGCTAGCCGAGAGCGCTTTGCGCAGCGCAAATCCGATCGACCAAAGCATCGAGATCGCCCTTTGGCGGGCGGTTCTTGGCCAGGCGCTGCTTGAGATGCATGATCGGCTCCGCCAGAATTTCATCAAGGCTCTCGGCACACGTGAAATCGCCCGCCACGCTTTTGACCTTTGAATTGTCAAAGATCGCCGACCATGCCTTGTCGCCGAGCAACGGACCAACCCATTCCGGATTGTACTTGATCAAGGTGTCCGTCGGGACGTGGACGATCCTGGCCTCGACGCCTAACAATCTGGCGATCGTCTTTTGAATATCGTTCCAGATGTGGGCGCGGTCGGAGGTGATGTGGAAGATCTCGTTCAACGCCGCCGTTTTGCCGAAAAGCCCGACGAAGGGCACTGCGAAATCAACCGAGCGTGTCAGCGTCCAGGGTGTATGGCCATCGCCCGCCACGATGGTGGGCTCGCCATCCAGCATGCGTCTCGCCATGACATCGCTATCGCCCATCATGATGGGCAGGCCGGTGCGAACGGTGTGACTGGGACGGACGATGGTCCAGGCGAGATTCTCGGAATTCTTGAGCAGCATCTCGCAGGCAATCTTGTCCTGGCTATAGCGCCAATAGGGGTTGATCGCCGGTGTCTGCTCGGTAATCACATAATGGCGCGGCGGCTTTTCATAGACCGAGGCCGAAGAGATGAAGATGTACTGGCCGCAGTGCCCCGCAAACACATCGATGTCACGCGCGATCTGATCGGGTGTAAAGGCAATGAACTGGCACACGACGTCGTAATTGGCCTTGGCCAAGTCCGCATAGGCCGGTGCCGCGAGGTCGCCGACAATCGCGGTAACCCCCGCAGGCAATGGGTCGCCTCTCAAGCTGCGGTTATAGACGCTGACATGGTGGCCCTGAGCCACAGCGCGCTCGACGCATGGATATGAAATCTGGCCGGTACCGCCAACGAAAAGAATTCTCAAAGCCATATGAAAGACCTCGGGGTCGGATGTGACGGGATATGCGGTCAGTCTTCATAGCGCGAAAGAAATTGGTCGTCTCCCGCAAAAGCACGTGCACCGGCTCACGTCGTTTGGCCGACCAGCCCACTTAACCAACCTCGTGATATTCCGCATATCCCGATCGGTCGACGTCAGGTTCGGCCGCAACAGCATTGCCGATACCGCAAAGATCGCTATCTCAAGCCTATCGCGCCGCTTCTGTTTGAGATCAGTACAAGACGGAGGTTCTCTTTGAAGGATTATCTGCCCTATGCAGCCGGGGCGCTGGCAGGACTATTGGTCGCCTTCCCCCTGTCTGGCCTGTTGGCGCTGACGGAGACACCGCAGCTCATGCTTTTCGCATTGCTGCCGGCCATCGGCGGCGCGGTCGTTGAACGCGTTTGCCGTCGCCGGCCCAACAATTCTTGAAGGATTCCATGGCAAGGCTGAAAGAAATCGTCATCGATTGCGACATTCCCTCGCGCGTCGCCCGGTTCTGGGCGGAGGCGCTCGATGGCTACGACGTGATGCCATACGACGACGAAGAACTGGCCCGCCTGGCCGCTCTCGGATTGACACCCGAGACTGACCCGACCGTGATGGTCGAAGGTCCTGGAGCCCGCCTTTGCTTCCACCTTCGTCAGGGGGAGCGCCCGGCCCGCAACCGCCTGCATCTCGATATTGCCACCCCCGATCGGGCCAGCGAGGTAGAACGGCTTTTATCCCTCGGAGCGAGCTTCGCCCGGGAAGCAGATGGCTACACGGTCTTGAATGATCCCGAAGGCAACAATTTCTGCGTGGCGTCCGAATAATCCGTTCCGGGCCGACCGGATCTCCCGCGGAATATCTGGATCACACACGATTCAGGAACTCGATCACGCGGAGGGTGAGCAGCGCGGTCGCATCCGCATCATAGGACGGCAGCGAGCTGTCGGCAAAGTAGTGCTGATCACCGGGGTACAGGAAAAGCTCCGCGTCTTCGACCGTCTCCACGATCTCGCGGGCGGCATCGATGTCGCCCTCGCCGACGAAAATCGGGTCGTTGTCCATGCCGTGAATCTGCACCGCGACACCACCCGGCCAGGGTCCGAAGGCCCACTCGCCGCTGATCGGCAGGCAGGAATAAAAGAGCAGAGCCCCGCGGGCGCCCGGCCGTGTCTGCGCCAGCTTCTGCGCCGGCAGCACACCGAAGGAGAACCCGGCATAGACGAGCCCGGCAGGCAATTCGTCGGCGAGGCGCGCGCCGCGCTCCCGCATGGCGTCGAATCCGATCTCGCAGATATAGGCGATCCCCGATTCGATGCTTGGGAATGTGCGCCCGTCAAACAGATCAGGCGTGTGCACGATGTGACCGGCTGCCCTGATATCGTCGGCAAACGAGCGCACACCCGGAGTCAGCCCCTGTGCGTGATGGAACAACAGGATCTCAGCCATACGGAGCCTCCGGGCGGGACGGTCGGGCGCATCGCCACTCTACAGCGTCGCCGCCTTGCCGGGAAGAGTGCGGATACGTTGCGAAGCAACGTCTGCAAACCCGCCGAAAACCGATAGCGGGAAACCTCCGTGACGCTCTACCGGACTGATAAGGCTGAAGAACCTTTCCGAGACCTGCACATCGATTGCTCCATTCATAGTTTCAGGTTTTGCCGAACCACCGCGATGCAGCCTGCGCGGCTTCCTCATTGTCAGGCACAGCCTCACCAGCCCACGCCACAAAGCCGTCGGGGCGAACGAGCAGCGCGCTCAGCCCCATCCGATCCCTCGCATCGCCTGCAACATAGGTGATCCCATTCCAGCGGCCTGCCAGTGCTTGCAGCGGTGCGCCGGCGTCAAAGCCCAAAAGCAGGCCCTTGCCCTCCCTGAGATGATCGCCGAGCTTCCTTCCGTCGGCCAGCTCGAAGTCCGGAGCGCTGCGGCCGACCAGCGGGTGACTGCCGCCGAGATCGTAGCGGAGAGACACACCCCAGACGCGCTCGGCGAAGTATGTCGCGCCGTCGCGCGTGTCGATCAGATCGCGGATGATGGCTTCGAGCGCGCGCGAACTCCGGCTTGGCCGCATCAGCGCGACCTGGGCGCGCGACCAGTCGAGAACCTGGGCTCCAACTGGATGCCGTTCGCAGAAGTAGCTGTCGAGCAGGCCCTCCGGCGCATCGCCGCGGATCGTCGCTGCAAGCTTCCATCCAAGATTCATCGCGTCGCCGAGCCCGAGGTTCAGGCCCTGGCCGCCCAAGGGGGAATGGATGTGCGCGGCGTCGCCCGCAAGCAGCACCCTGCCCTTGCGGTAAGCCGTCGCCTGATAGGCGCGATCCGTCCAGGTGGTGGCAAGCTCGAGGCCCGTCAGCGTGACATCGGTGCCGGAGATATGCCGCAACACCTGCTGCACATGCTCCGGCGTGATCGGCTGCGTTCGGTGAAACGCGCCGCCATCGAAATCGACCATCGCGATCGTGCCGGGCTTTTGGTAGGTATACATCCCCGTCGGCGTGTAGTGGCGGCCCGGGGCGAGTTTCTCCGGATCGGCCATCTCGAGTAGAACGGAATAGCCGGTGAACTCGGGATCGGTGCCAACGAATTCAAAGCCGCCTGCCCTGCGCACCATGCTGCGCCCGCCGTCACAGCCGATGAGCCACCGTCCGCGAAAGCTCTCACCACCGCCGCGAACGGTCACGCCTTCATCCGACTGGTCGAAACCGTCGACACCGAGCCCGCGCCGGATCTCCACACCCATCGCGCTTGCGCGCGCGGCCAGGATGGATTCAAGGCGCTCCATCTCGACCGCCATGCTGGTGCCGGCCGGACCTGGCAGACGATAGGGCCACTTCGAGGTGTCGATGGTGTCGTGGAAGAACTGAATGCCGGCGAAATGGCCGCCCGGGCGGCGCGGCTGTTGCATCCAATGCGCTGAAGTCGATTGATCTTTTTCGCGCTGCGGCGCCAAGATGTCATCCAGCAACCCGCGACGGTAGAAGGCTTCGATGGTCGGCGCGGAAAGGCCGCGCATGCCGAACGGCAGCCTTTTCAACGGCGAACGCGGGTCCTCGGCCTGCTCCAGCACCAACACCGAGAGGCCGGCCAGTTGCAGTTCGCAGGCGAGAAACAGACCGACAGGGCCGGCACCAGCAATCACAACATCATGAATCATGAGAAAATCGCGCATGAACTACTCCTTTATGGTCGTTCGACCGGAGCAGTTCGTCGTTTCGAGAACCACACGGACGAACGGTGGGACGCTTGAGCAGCGTCCGTGTTCGTCGTGGAGAACTCATGCACGAGGCAAGGAACAGAGCTTTCGTTTCCGAAAGGACTTGGGCCAACCACACCAAGTCATGCCTTTTCCGACATCGGCAACATAGCCGCCGGGCGATCGATCGGCAACAGAAGATATGCCTTTCTGAGGAAGGTTGGGGTAGAGCGTCAGTGCACGCCCGCGTGGCCTAAAAGCGGAGCTCTAAACCTTCGACAGGGTCTTTGGTGAAATCGGAATATCGTATCCAGCGAGGAACGACCTTAAACAACACGGCGCCCTTCTCGACAAACTCTCGCTCGACTGGAACGCTTTCAAGATGCGCCTTCTGGTATTCCTGCACGTCGGAGGCGGAAACCTTCATGGCATCGCCCTCATATTGCACCGTGATGTTCTTGTCCCAACCGACGACAAGTGCGACGCTTCCTCTATCCGACAGGTTTTCGAACTTGCGCGTCTGTTCGAAGGTATCGAACACGATTTCGAGGTTGTCACGCACCGAAAAGTCAATGACCGCAGCTTCAGGCTTGCCGTCCGCATGCGATGTCGCGATCACAGCCAGGGTGTGCCGGCGCAAGAACTCCAAGATCACTTTCTTGCCCTGAGCGTTATCCATGGCTGAAATCCCCGAGGTGACGTAGAGGGGTATCGAGAGCATGCGAACTCGATGCATGCTCATATCTGAAGCCTGACACAGCGCCGGAGCGAGTCAAGATGTGACGTCGGCTTCCCCTTCAGCCTGGAGGGTCGCGTATTCGTAGCCGCTCAGAGCGAACGAGAACCGGCATAGACTATGCCCGGCAGGCAGTTCGTCGCCGACAATGTCCACCTCGCCGCGGAAACGGTCACCTTCTGCTTGCCGGACGCAATTGATCTCCTCTACATAGGCAGGAAAAAGAGGAGGCCGAGCATGCATTCCATCGAACACCCCGGCAAGACGATCGGCGATTTCTGCCGGCCGGATCAAATGGCTCTCGTCGTCTATGACATGCAGATCGGCATCATGCGGCAAATGCCTGACGGGGCCGGCATCACCACCCGTGTCCTGTCGGTTCTGACCGCCGCGCGGGCATCGAACTTTCCCGTCATCTTCATGCGGCACATGTCGATGCCGCTCGCTCTGATGGGCGCCTTCCAGCGCCGTCAGGCCATGGCCTGGCAAAGGATCGACGATCCGGCCGCCATCAAGCCCTGGTTTCTCAGAGGAAGCGAAGGCTTCGAGATCGTCCCCGAACTTCAGCCGCGCTACGACGAGGCGGTGATCGACAAGATTACCTTTTCGGCTTTCGAAGGCACGCCTTTGTCGATCATTCTGCGCGATCTGGGTCTGACCAGCTTCGCCATTTGCGGTGTCGCCACCGAAATCGGCATCGAGCCGACGGTTCGCCACGGTGCCGACCTCGGGCTCGTGCCGCTCGTCATCAGCGACGCCTGCGGCGCCGGGCATGCCGAGGCCGCCGAGCGCTCATTCGCCAACATGGCCTTCATGGGAGATGCGCTGATCTGCCAGTCGGCCGATTTCATCGCGGCAGCCCGGCAGAGCTGACGCTCTCTCGACCTGCCGTGTGAGGCTTCGCGGCGAACGCGCGCGCACCCTTGGGTCAGCCCCTGTGTGTGATGAAACAACAAGACCCCAGCCATACGGAGCCGCCGGCGCCCTCGCCTCACCGAGAAGACGTCAATCGCGGGCGAGGCCGTCGATCGCCCTCGCCAATTTCACGAGATCTGCGGCGTAGAACCCGGCGGCGTTGAGACAATTCGTCTCGAGCAGCTTCAGCCCCTCCTCGGTCCGACAGATATCAATGACATAGGCTTGGGAGTAGCCGGGGTTGATATCAACCATGCGCTGCCCGAAATCCAGCGCATCAGCATCGATCTCGTGGCGGTGGACGACACGCGATCCGTCTTTGTAGAGCGAATAGGTGACGATCTGGCCGTCGACCACCCAGAGACGCCATTCGCTGCTGATGCGGACAGGCTCGGTCAGCATCAGCAGCGTGTCGTGACGAAGCGATCCGTTCGGGATTTCATCTTCGTCGAGCGCCAGTACCGTTTCCGCCATACGGATGATCTCGCCAGTCGATTTGACATTTCCGGGCTCCTCCTTGCTGTCGTCGACCGGGCGCAGGAACCAGTCCCTTCCGTCATCCGCCAGACACCGAGGGACATCCCGGAGTGTCAGGAACAGCGCATCAGCGCCGTTGAGAAGGTAAGGATGCCACACCTGTTCGTGAACGAAAGGACGCAGCTTGAAGACACCCGGCCGGTAACCGTTCGCCTCGGCGTTCTTCCACAGCGTGTAGGAGCCAAACATGATCACCGAACCCGGATCAGCGACGACCGGCTCAGGGATGAGCTCGCCGACGAACGGTACGACCTTGTGCCATGTGTAGGAGATTCCGAGCTGGTCGAGCGCATCGGCCAGCTTGTTGGTATCTTCGAACTGCTGGAGAAGCCACTGCATTCTGTTCCCTGCCTTTCTTACAATCCGTCGGACTACCAGAAAGCTATTTAAAAGGGAACAGCCGCAGCATTGCAGCTATGCGTGGCAGCAGGAACCATTTCCGGTGCCATCGGCCGAACGTTGCAGGCGATTGTCGACACTCTGGCTGTTTCCTTCCGGCGGCAGGTCCAT
Protein-coding sequences here:
- a CDS encoding ABC transporter permease, with translation MTFFQLMRRNAWRKPLRATLLMFSVGVAFLIYGLTASFLSGSQGAAGASDTLLGVFNRSGRAQPLPLGYLNRIAADSDVAAVAYMTRMRGFVDVEKNVVMTSAVDPRLIAAANGDELGLTPQLISALEEGRDRVLVGRALAEAQGWSVGQRIGITSHLTREDGSRNWSFEIAGIFEGADASTDTYFMIARYDAVNAARARGKDTVDGFVVRPRPGVSSGVLAARIDALFANSAAPTRTLSEKQFLEAFLRQFADIGLIVSLVVGAAFVTILMIVVNTMLFAVRERSFEIGLMKVLGFSSRRIMALILGETLFVFAVGGAGGLVLAKLATLFAGPEFGLAFTWSALLKSVAIIAGLGLLTGLLPAANAMRLPIVNAFRSR
- a CDS encoding ABC transporter ATP-binding protein, with protein sequence MTDTQEPYIALRGVRKAFKIGAETIPIFSGLDLSIARGDFVAVMGPSGSGKSTLLNMLGGIDSPDAGEIRVGRSHLEQMGEGARAAWRAHSMGIVFQFYNLLPMLNAGENIELPLLLKPLKRKERRARVETVMDLVGLSGRQRQFPFSMSGGQQQRVGIARAIVGDPELLLCDEPTGDLDRKSANDILDMLGFLNRELQKTIIMVTHDPEAASFARRTLHLNKGEFVEQERLAQ
- a CDS encoding efflux RND transporter periplasmic adaptor subunit; translated protein: MNTTSEHDRVLAAKLRSLSIEPAPFKTEPPEPRVRRHVIPGAMLGLAATASLAVAFVHRPDTLERMLAGLIDKDEVAISIDGTDVPSAGPIRPLPSNTPANRALPSREVTGSGYVVVPDIATVFSKYEGRIAAVEVEAGDRVVSGQVLVRLDDAGARFALQGAEIARQSAELALTAKTIELAQARSSLTRTERLAGRDAISAQTLEEAKTAFDTAENAVLQARQDVAKADLDIDRAREQVEALTIRAPISGTVTRLTAHVGDTVLSREDSVRENESLLAIADMATMVIDADVAEANIALMRPGLRGEAVLDGFPDRPFAVEVSKIAPMISREKGTATLRLTLSSPPSDMRPAMAARIRLVVGKTATSVPTASHPPGTGAQTGGPKTFRPQAGDTTDHQQGAKR
- a CDS encoding ADP-ribosylglycohydrolase family protein, which encodes MKIIDNTTTSRAIGCILGQLAGDALGSLVEFQTPQEISRKYPNGVREIHDGGTWNTIAGQPTDDSEMALALARSIVAEGTYVQNSARQAYEAWLASKPFDIGTTVYNGIRYEPNHQSQANGALMRVSPLGIFGSQFPTEQVGLWAEQDAIITHPNLVCRHINSLFARALSYAIARGPAPREVYEAIRKWSDELGVASSIHDAIADAEKGPPKDFLNQQGWVLIAFQNAIFQLLHSNSLEDGVVNTVSCGGDTDTNAAISGALLGAIHGERAIPAQWREAILSCRPDEGNPKVAHPRPELYWPVDCIELASQLLK
- a CDS encoding helix-turn-helix domain-containing protein, with protein sequence MMANCFPLRSCQAMLFIPLPFVVALLLLILFVTVLRRDEEAQPNRPFLALILLAVLQSVLSGLRWGYGVQAVSVIAPVTAAMVPPLAYAGVSSLVRTSRRSLPARITLHAVPAAVILLLMVVWRDVIDLALVLVFVGYALAILLLMRPGADALRLAPFEGAVPAYRAIIFAAAALCLSASVDIFVFFDFTWAHGEHALTLISLSNLAVLGILGIAAAAASRSRAPAETAEAALKPETAEDKETIAMVDALMEAKRLYRDANLNLDRLARKAGIPARQISAAINRAMDKNVSQYVNDYRIGEACRLLAVTQKSVTEVMFEVGFQTKSNFNREFRRVTDMTPVAWREKKAER
- a CDS encoding SDR family oxidoreductase, with the translated sequence MALRILFVGGTGQISYPCVERAVAQGHHVSVYNRSLRGDPLPAGVTAIVGDLAAPAYADLAKANYDVVCQFIAFTPDQIARDIDVFAGHCGQYIFISSASVYEKPPRHYVITEQTPAINPYWRYSQDKIACEMLLKNSENLAWTIVRPSHTVRTGLPIMMGDSDVMARRMLDGEPTIVAGDGHTPWTLTRSVDFAVPFVGLFGKTAALNEIFHITSDRAHIWNDIQKTIARLLGVEARIVHVPTDTLIKYNPEWVGPLLGDKAWSAIFDNSKVKSVAGDFTCAESLDEILAEPIMHLKQRLAKNRPPKGDLDALVDRICAAQSALG
- a CDS encoding VOC family protein; translated protein: MARLKEIVIDCDIPSRVARFWAEALDGYDVMPYDDEELARLAALGLTPETDPTVMVEGPGARLCFHLRQGERPARNRLHLDIATPDRASEVERLLSLGASFAREADGYTVLNDPEGNNFCVASE
- a CDS encoding dienelactone hydrolase family protein, translating into MAEILLFHHAQGLTPGVRSFADDIRAAGHIVHTPDLFDGRTFPSIESGIAYICEIGFDAMRERGARLADELPAGLVYAGFSFGVLPAQKLAQTRPGARGALLFYSCLPISGEWAFGPWPGGVAVQIHGMDNDPIFVGEGDIDAAREIVETVEDAELFLYPGDQHYFADSSLPSYDADATALLTLRVIEFLNRV